AGAGCAGAGCAGACGACTGCGTCTTTACTCGCGCGTACCAACAGTCGCAATTTTTCATCTGAAGTTTTGGTCCCAATTCAATAAAGTTTGGTGGGAAGACTGTCCTACTCGCGTATGGAGGTTTTAAGACTTTTCAATGGGCTGGGCCGGGCCGGGCCAGATTAGAAACAACAGTGGATGGGGCGGCTCAATTGGGGTCGTCTATTGTTTTTTTAacgggatgtgatatccacacacctcattttacttctcacacacccttgatcATTTCTGTCCTTTgaacttcttcaattcatctaatccgacgatcgaaaattaaaaaggtatgtGAGAAATAAAACGGGGTgagtggatatcacacccctttttaaCAATCGATATTACATACATTAATGGAAATAATTTAACTTCATAATGAGCGAGCaataatttgattcaaatttgtgtcaaacctaaaacttctcatttacaaatgaagaaaaataccgCTATAATGTGGATCATTTAAGTTAAACATTTTTGAATAAGAATCATCAGACGATTTAACTTATCGGGATCTAACTCTAGTACCCTATGCACCAAAACCCACCAGGAGACACAAATCAAATTGCCAAAGGGTTTGGTTCTTGTCCATAATTTGTTAAAGTTGAAATTAGAtgtcctttcttttcttttcttggtttATCTATTGCCTTCTCATACATAAAATTCTGATTCCGCTACTGCTTTTGATGCATGACATTACTTGAAAAAAATGAGCCATGATTAATGAATTATTATTGAATTGATGTAACAATGAACCACTACAGGTTGGCTCAGTAGTGGGAGACGAATTCCAGGCATGTATTTCACACTACACGTTCTACGTTCAATTTTTTATGTTGGCTGTTCACACAATGGTGGCTAGAAGAATGCTAAAATACCTCTGTAAATTTTTTCCACACCCAAAAGGATGGATTGCGGTGACAAAACCATAATCCggtccttttaaaaaaaaatcacgttTGACTTGATGATACCAAAATACAAGAAGTTGCATGCCATTGTGAACTCATGTGTATGCTTGCATGTGATATTCATTACAATCCATGCAACATGATGACTTAGTGATTAGAGACGAATTCCAAGCTTATATTTTACACGGCACgttttgagtttgatttttagCGCATAATCGCACGATGATGATCAGAAGAGACTGAAATCTCCTCTGTAAATCTTCCCACATTCGAAAAGATGAATTATCGTGACAAAGACACCAGAgagttcttaaaaaaaaaaaaaaatccatgtaACGTTGGATTCGATGATACCAAAATACAAGAAGTCGTGTGCCATTGCAAACTCATGCGTATGCTCGCATGTGATAATCACTACACTTTAGTGCTTGACACGTGTACATGTAAGATAACGATGATTTTATGTAAGTGTCAAAGTGTGGCGTGTCGTAACGTTCCAGTACTCCCACTCTCTGATTCAATTATACTTCTTAACATTTCTGCTAAATTATTACCGCAAAATCCAAAACATATCCATTTCTCATAATCCAAATCAAATCATCGGTAATTCATCATGATCAACAAAaagcttttatttttttttggattttttcgttttcaaattttggtgttttttttgttttttattttattttatgaaatgaATCATAAGACACAGAGATGTTGAATATGCAGAGATGGGTTTTGCCAAGAAAGAGCACGAGTTTCTGAGCGCTATCGGTCTGGCTCCCGAGAATCCTGGAGGATTCATCAATGGCAAGTGGAAGGCGAGCGGCCCGGTTATCTCCACTGTCAGCCCTTCCAACAATCAGGTTTCTAAATTGTAaactttttagtttttctttattaaTCTCCATTCTTTCATCGATGGTtgctttttatttgtttcttttgcGTAAAGATGTAATTTTGATTGGAAGAACACGAAGATTTGAGTTCGATCACAAAAACCCAGAATTTGAATCCTTCTGATGATGTTGTTTTTGCATTTGGATATTAGGAAATTGCGAAAGTCACGGAAGTGTCGATGGAAGAGTATGAGGAGGGCCTGCGGAGCTGCAATGATGCTGCAAAGACATGGAAGAGTGTTAGTTCTTGTTATTTCCCTTTCACTTGATAATTGGTGTTTAAACTTGTCtttgttttgacaaatttaATGTTGTGTTCGGTGCAGCTTCCGGCGCCGAAGAGAGGTGAGATTGTTAGGCAGATAGGAGACGCATTGCGAGAGAAATTGCAGCATCTGGGGAAGCTTGTGTCCCTCGAGATGGGAAAAATACTTGCTGAAGGAATTGGCGAAGTTCAGGTCTGAAAAATATGAtatctttaacaaaaaattgttATGTTTTCCATCTGTTGAGTAGCAAATGAGCTTTGGAATTGTTCGCTATTGTTGTCTGTTAGTGTTAAGATGGAATTATCATTTACCCTTCCTTTATCATAATCGTTGTCAAAACTTTGTTAGTGATTCCGGAGCACTAATTTTTGCAGGAGGTTATCGATATGTGTGATTTTGCTGTTGGACTGAGTCGACAACTGAATGGATCTATCATACCTTCAGAACGTGAGCTCAAAGTTTATATTTCTTGCCAATTTCTATTTTATCATCCTCTGGTTGCTAAGCCAGTGGTTTTTATTTTTCGTATAACTCAAAATAATTGGCCCtctttctgttttttgtttGCAGGTCCGGATCATATGATGTTTGAGGTGCATTGCTAGTTCTTACCTTGAACCTTAATCAATTTGTATATTGTTACAACTTCTACCATGCTCTTTTACACAATTGAGTTTGATTATGCTATAACTAACAGTGATGTGCATTCTTACGCACTGCAGGTCTGGAATCCATTGGGGATAGTTGGTGTCATCACCGCTTTCAATTTCCCATGTGCTGTTCTTGGTGCGTTCTTGTTCTCCTTTGTCTTCATAAGTCTGCAACATAAGTTAAACAGTTATCTTTATCATGTAAAACTATTTTGGCATGGTGCTGGATTTTTAGTCCGTTAAGCGCATCCACTAACTTGAGGATTTAGTATCAGCATTGACCttgcttttctttttgtcaCCATAATTCACTAAATACATTAGGAATTTTACACTGCAAGATTTCCAACtgtcctttttctttttatggtGCTTTAGGATGGAATGCCTGCATTGCATTAGTCTGCGGTAATTGCGTTGTCTGGTAAGTTTACATGTCATCCTGATTTCAGAATTGGAGTTTTAATCAAATCAATCATGCCAGAGCATAAGATAAATAATGAAGTGTATTCAATATATCCCAACTGTTTCATTGTTATACTACGAGATATCTTACGTAACTATGTGACATTATCTTCTAAAACGTTGAGTTTTGTTGTATTATTTCATTAGAAAGATGCAACTTTATAATGTAATTTCTACTTTTGACGTTTATGTTTCGTAGGAAGGGTGCACCAACAACTCCGTTGGTGACTATTGCCGTCACAAAGCTAATCGCTGAGGTTCTTGAGAAAAATAACTTACCTGCTGCTATATTCACTGCTTTCTGTGGAGGAGCTGAAATTGGTGAAGCAATAGCAAAAGACACACGGATACCCCTGGTTTCGTTCACTGGAAGTTCAAAGGTACACTGGTCACATACATGTGCCTTTTAACATTCTTACTCCCATCACCCTGGTGGCTATTGCTTAAGTTCCACATTCCCAAATATAGGTAGGTGCCAAAGTGCAACAAATTGTCACTGAGAGGTTCGGTAAATGCTTACTTGAATTAAGTGGAAACAATGCCTTAATTGTCATGGATGATGCCGATGTTGGGCTGGCAGTGCGTTCTATCTTTTTTGCAGCCGTTGGCACTGCTGGTCAGCGCTGCACAACGTGCCGTAGATTGGTAACTatttatataagaaattccATTTGTGTGATTTGATGTGGTTATAACagttgagattttttttcttgaaaataatatatacaaattttttttttgtgcatgTACGGTTTCATGGACTGCAGTATCTCCATGAAAGTATATATCAAAATGTGTTGGATAAACTAGTTGGACTTTACAATCAAGTCAAAATTGGGGATCCTTTAGAGGAGGGAACTCTAGTCGGACCAGTACATACTAAGGCGTCGAGGGAGAATTTTGAGAAAGGGATTTCAACCATAAAATCTCAGGCATGTTCTATGCTCTTGGAGAAGCGTGGACAcccacccacacacacacacagtccCCAGAGGAAAATGGATTCTTAAGTTTTACAtgacttaatttatttttcaggGTGGAAAGATCCTTACAGGCGGATCGGTTATAGAGTCGAATGGCAATTTTGTGCAAGCAACAATTGTTGAGATTGCTTCAAATGCTTCTGTGGTGAAAGAAGAATTGTTTGGCCCCGTTCTCTATGTTATGAAGTTTAAGGTGGTCTAACTTATGAAAAGTTTCTCTTGCATTATTGTTTTTTACGCGCTTCTTCCCTGATAAATGTTGCGGCTTTTGTTTGAAAATGTGCAGACTCTTGAAGAAGCAATTGAACTGAACAATTCAGTACCACAAGGATTGAGTAGCTCAATTTTCACAAGCAAGCCGAATACTATTTTCAAATGGATTGGGTAAGTGTCTATAATGGCTAATGACACTTGAAAGTGACACTAATTAAGAGATTATACaatgaataaaattttaaattacgATGCAGGCCACATGGTAGTGATTGTGGTATAGTGAATGTAAATATACCTACAAATGGAGCTGAGATTGGCGGTGCCTTTGGTGGAGAAAAGGCAACTGGCGGTGGTCGTGAAGCAGGGAGCGACTCCTGGAAACAATACATGAGACGTTCAACATGGTAATCTTTCGTTAAGCCTACGCATTTCCTAGACTATCTACACTGATCATTGGACTGTTTCATGGTTATTTCATCGATGACGTGAACAATTCTTATCCTATGACAGTACAATCAACTACGGGACTGAACTACCACTTGCTCAAGGTATAAATTTCGGCTAGTGAACCAGGCATCACAGCAAAGCTCGGTCTAATCTCTCGGTCATGACATGTCAAGGAAGGTACATTCTGCAGAATGTGCTGTGTCATGGTTACGAGTACCGGGCCAGCTTGAATGCGCTAAAAAGAAACCCGAAACAGATGTTTATGATGATTGGTTTCTGGGGTGCCAGATTTCTAATCTTGATAAATAAATggtcttttcatttttcttttctctgaGAAATAAAAGCAGTCTTTATTAAAATGGTTATGCTTGTGCTTTGCGGCGCTTGTGCTTTTTGCTTTTGTTAAAAGTCCATCTGTGAACTGATCAAGTATTCATCATAAGTGTTCAATGATTGTGGTAGCATAAAGCCTGACTTTTTGCTGCCAAGATTGACAGGGCAAGTGTGGCCATTTCTGGCGATCCTTGGCCGCTGTCGTATACAACCGATATAAATAAGAAAAGTTATAACGAGAAGAATATCTTTCCCCTCAACGGTTGTATGCAATTGTACGTCTAtttgtttttttcatttaaCAATCATTTCTTGTAAGACATATTCTGAAATCACAACAAGAAGACATTAGGATCacgaataaatcaaatcaatataaaatagagatcgactaattatattaaacttATGTGTAGAATACAGAAGACATTgttatgaagatgaagcttgcgAACAAAGTGAACAAAGTAGtagtcttctacttccagtacCTCTCAATGAACTCTACTATTGAAATAGGTTTGTAGTTTTCGTGAGTTTCAATTGGTATTGTTCGCAAAGTAGtagtcttctacttccagtaTCTCTCAATGAACTCTACTATCAAAATAGGTTTGTAGTTTTCGTGAGTTTCAATTGGTATGGAAGCAGGGACTGCTCGTTGGTTTTATAGCTAGGGTTTTCAATCAATTCCTTCCTATTATCAGAAAGGATATCAACCCAAATCATGTCAAATCAATTAGAGTCTCATCATGACTCTTATTCCTTGTATTTACTTAATAAAAGCCCTTAATTGATTGCATGTAATTAGGACTCTAATATGTTTATTTCCTTAAGGCACTGAGAGTCCTAGAGATTTCATTAACTTGTATGGCAAGTCAACTATTCTCTCAATAATTCTCGGCATaattcattgtcattcacaaaatGGTTTTACATTTCTATCATTGGATActacaaatctctctctctctctctctctctctctctctctctctctcatcacacGATCCGGTACACTTCAAATTTTCTTCTTGCGGACCACCTAAGAAGTTAACACTGCTGAGTTGTGTAGATTGATTTTTTTGTCCAAATGATAGAGACGGGGATGAAAATGTCTTTCTATCACAAGGGAAGTTTTGGTAGCAGTACAAGCACCGCGTGTTATATCCTACGGTGGGGGAAGTTCTAATGTCCGGCCGGCCTGTCTAGATAAGATTCTTCCATTTTTCTCTCCGTATGCGGCATAAGACTCGTAAAACCCGGCGTATTAAATTCCACACTCCTCAAAATTAATACGCCGCACATAGAGGGGAGGGCAAATAGAAGAATCCCTGCCTACGTAGACAATGGACTGGAATCAAAGACTATGCTAGTGAGTATTCTATGTACTCACTTTCTAATTtaccctaataaaaaaatatcacgtgttttttattttttatattcaagaaaaattccttaattattttttaatacgtTAGGTAAACTACTTTAAGAATTGCATAACGGAAAACAACTTCTATGATTGATTCCAAGTCGTTTCTAAGTCAAATAGCTGACTAGTTAAACAATAAAGAATCATAAAATTCATAACTACCatcaaagcaacaaagtgtaaaaaatatcactaaattGACGTGGAAGgtttaaacaaaagaaaaatcattttaacGTACCTTTTTAATCTTGTTTGAGAGATAAATAAGGTGTTTATTACTAACATTATCAGTTGTACGATATTAAACTACTTACCCAATAAAATTATGATGTCAGCTGTTGAAGGAGAATTCGAGATGAGACTGATTGAGAGTGATACAAACCTTAGCCTTGCCAACTGCATTCTTTTAACTTTTAGCACAAAAAATATCAGAAAAAGAAACCTTGAATGAGATTTGGATCCTCATCCCCTCCTAGGGATCAACACACGTGAATTGTTGATAAAAAATCGTGCGGTCACAATTAAatatcttttatatttttaaaagtgaaGTAACTTCGTTTTacgtgaaaaaaaataaaaaatacaaaaattataaCCCACATAATTTTTTATCAACGATCCACGTTCATTGATCAATAGGATTCTCAGGaggggatccggcgaggatccaaatcccctTGAATGGACCTGACTCAAGTTACTGGATTCGGTGCCATTCCAGCTGTCCCccactttatttctttgttttgtctcATTAGATCAAATATGTCCAGTTTTCAGACATAGGAGGGACAAATGTTTTGCTACAAATAAACCAGACTTCCTCACGCAAGGGCAGTGAACAGACTGGCGAGGAAGGGAGAGAGACTTACACGAAACAGAACCGTGAAGATGTTAAGATGTCCGTGTCTCGGACCAATTCGTACAATGTTTTGCGGAATAACTGAAACACTGACGACACGTGAATAGGCTGTTTCAACGTTTCAGTTTCATGCAAGTTTCAGAAAAATGAACTTGGTGGTTTTTGAACAAATGCTTTCCTTATTTTTCCATGGGAAATTTCTCAGAAATTTCCATCTGTGCTTTAGATATTTCTTACCTATTTTCATTTAATTCCCTCCAAATAAGCCAATATTACACTTAACTAAAACAGATAAGAACCAGCTAATTAGCAATTAAACCACCGCTAATTAGTACTTAAAATCTATAAGAAGGGAATGTTTAATGAGGTGCATGCATTGAAGACCAGCCAGCAATGAAAACTGAATTGCTTCGCTGTCGCCGCACACAGTTAAACTTTTCTGTGTACAGGATCCTGAGCAATTCCCTAGGGATCCTAAGGATTCCGCAATCatgtccgtttatcgtatatcgtgcggtcagaaatcatttaaaatttaaattttaaaattcaaatatgaatagtacctaacgaaaactgactgcacaatataaaatgaacggacaagattgcgagatccctagggaattgctcaggagaggatcctggttccTAAAATGATTGGGGATAGTGGAAGGAACAAAGTTGGCATATCACTTTCTCAAATATCTAATTTGACCCTATATAATGGCCCTAGATTTATTTCCATTTATTTCACAACCCTAATAATCAAGAATTCATCGTCTTTACTTTGTCGAGAAAGtttaagtttaattaaaaatattataagagCGAAAAAGATGTTTGGGTTTAAATTTCATGAACAATAGTTGTTAATCACTAAAGATAATTACAATGGAGAAATCAATGGCTATTTGGTCTCCACTTTGTCGGTctgagtttaaatttcatgaacGATAATCTAAGTTAGatgaaacaagaaagaaaatgcATTTTTGAAGCAAATTAACATATGAAATATTTACATTGGAATTCTAGAAAAACAAGCTCATGTTCAGTCCTATCAGTTCCCTCATCATTAACTTAAAAAACCCATTTCTCATAATCCCAATTAGAGCAAGAAAAACCGACCCAAAATTTACCCAAATCCCAAATTGTTACTGTATCCAAGTGAAAAAGAGAGTTCCTCTGTTTCACATATTTACCTTTTAATCCTCTGCTTTTTACCATTTTCACCTAGACAGAGAAGGGAAGCAACTTCCCGAACGAACAAGCGGCGGGCTGCGAACCCCTTCGACTTCTCCGAGGGTAGTACTGGAATTTGACCTCAGGGCTCTCGGAGTATCCAAGCTCCGCCGGAAAACCCGACCCATGGCGAAGATAGGGTGCTCTGTTTCTTTCTGCGACCGGAACTTTTTGCAGAAATTTATGTGGCGGTTCAGGGCTTCTTCGGTGGAGATGAGCCTATCTGATCGCAGAACTTCGTCTTTCACCGCCTCGACGCAGAGCCCGCAAATCCAACGGCCCTGATAGCGGTCTCGGACTCGGGAGATGTAGGCTGGGGTGCAATCCTCTGTGAACCCGCAGGAGGCGCATTTTACGCACTCGACTTCGATTGGTGGAGGAGCTGGGGatggtttggttgaggtttGGTGCTTGGAGTCTGTCCCGGTTATAGCCATGGACTGTGGTAGAACATTgaactctctctcctctctctctctgttttatCTCTGTTTTTTTGGgaacagaggaaagagagagaagaggtctATGTTATGTAGATGTGTGTGGAGAGAGAAACTTTCCTCCAACGGGAATCTAGTCTGGCAACATTTCCAGTCAACTATGGTCatatgttttaattattttatatattaatatgtGATCGATTTGAAATACCGCAAAGTTCTTTCTCTCCTCATTGTGGGTGTCTACGTATTTGTATGCAATTAAATTGTGTctataaattagggtttgtgtcaTGGATTTTCTTGCTATCTGGTCAGGACTTAAAATGGGATTTTCATCATTCTGTGACATTAGGTGGACAATGGGTCATGGGAAATTTACGAGACTCACGGCCATAATTTTGGCAactatcattttttttgttttggccaAAATTTGGTAAATTCCTTGAATATCTCATTATTGAAATTTTATGTCTATATCTTATGAGAGATTTGGCATGGAAAGGGTGATATGCTGTGTGCCTATCACAATGTAAGATCTCGTGCGGTGGTAAAGTTAAGTAGTATGATTGAATAGAATAGTGATTAGGGTTGGTTTGGTTGGATAAGAGCTAATCTCAtcataatataatcatgtgtaTTGTTGTGATTAGGGTTACTTCGAGAAGTGATTAGGATCTTTGCATTCTGAACCCAATTCAAATTTgtcggtttttttttataatcaaaatggtctctgaaattgatATAACTCGCTCATTTTTGGCCCTTatgatttaaaatcaatagaagtgatcATGAGATTACACCCATTGTCAATCATTTTCATCATTCTGTTAAAAATCGCCTTCAAACTGAAGAAACCATCAATTTAAGGGGAGGGGTTGATTTgataaaattaccctcaatttaatatatatttctCACAGAAGAACTAAAATAATTGACGATGGACAATTATGGATCACTTCTATCGACTTTAAATCTCAAGAATCAAAATAAGGAGTTATGACAATCTTAAAGACTATTTAGAAAGAATATTTTGTGTAAGCAAAACTTTATCAAACTCAGTTTTCCCATCATCTTTGAAAGCCATTTGAGATCGTTAGATTACCACCATATCATTTTTATTATGAACATGCTGTGGTCATGACCCGAAAAATAAACCTTATCCCAGgcgaaaaggaaataaaaaagaacaaaaatcttTATCAATCACATTTCATATGTGAGATAGCAAATCCCAGTTCTTCTTCGTCATGAATCCATGATTAAATAGAAAGTAGAATTTCAGAGTTCTATATTCTGAGTTTTAACCATTAAATCTTGTGAGTATATCTTCGACCACAttctaataattaaaaattcgGGAATATATTGTAAAATCCCGCCTGTTTAACCCTAAAGTCATGTTTGGGATGCAAGTTTTTGTGAGAAAAGCAACGAGTGGACTTTCTCTGTCTGTATAGCATTATCCTGACAAGTGCAGTTttgttgaccaaaaaaaaatatgaagtcaCAAAACATTGTGAATGTTCTCACATCGATACGCCAAACAGGCTTCATGGCTCTCAAACATTTTCTCACCTCATTTTCTGGCATTTTGTTGGCATGGTTGCTtgccttctctctctaaatctaCTTCTTCTCCCCAGTATCACCAGATTCACTTCACCTCCCTCCACCTTCCCTCCTTCCCAAGAACAACATATTAAAGGTTTCATAATCATTTCGTTTTCATTTTAAGTTCTCAAACAAAAAACTCATGGCCCATTtcataaccatttttttttcagttttcattttcataaaacCGAAAATGAAATAGTTAGCAAGCTCAAAGCCCGTTCCATAAATGATTGGTAACAAAAAACTGAAATCCTTAAAGAAGCTTGTGGTATGCTCTTACCTAGGATGGGTAGCTTCCCCTCCCCCTAAACATTTTTctgattaagaaaaaaaaaaaaaaaaaaaaaaaactgaaaaccgaaAATGAAATGGTTAGCAGACAGGTTGTGAGATTTCCGTTTTAAGTACTTTAACTTGAAATTCTggtgtttctttctttctaatttttattaagtttttGGGTTTGTGTAGAAAGTGATTAAACTTGGGGATGGAGTGCTTCTGAAACCAGATATTGATGTGGATAAGGAAGGCACACTCTATACAGCTACAAGAGATGGTTGGATCATAAGGCTTCACACAAAAGGGAGTTGGGAAAACTGGAAGAAGGTGAATAGTGATACAGTTTTTGGAATTACATTCACAAAAGATGGTGATCTTGTTACATGTGATACTGATCAAGAGGTAAGAGCATCACATTCTGACCAGAAAATGGAGAAATACTTTGTGTAACCAGAg
Above is a window of Malus sylvestris chromosome 15, drMalSylv7.2, whole genome shotgun sequence DNA encoding:
- the LOC126604407 gene encoding aldehyde dehydrogenase family 7 member A1, which translates into the protein MGFAKKEHEFLSAIGLAPENPGGFINGKWKASGPVISTVSPSNNQEIAKVTEVSMEEYEEGLRSCNDAAKTWKSLPAPKRGEIVRQIGDALREKLQHLGKLVSLEMGKILAEGIGEVQEVIDMCDFAVGLSRQLNGSIIPSERPDHMMFEVWNPLGIVGVITAFNFPCAVLGWNACIALVCGNCVVWKGAPTTPLVTIAVTKLIAEVLEKNNLPAAIFTAFCGGAEIGEAIAKDTRIPLVSFTGSSKVGAKVQQIVTERFGKCLLELSGNNALIVMDDADVGLAVRSIFFAAVGTAGQRCTTCRRLYLHESIYQNVLDKLVGLYNQVKIGDPLEEGTLVGPVHTKASRENFEKGISTIKSQGGKILTGGSVIESNGNFVQATIVEIASNASVVKEELFGPVLYVMKFKTLEEAIELNNSVPQGLSSSIFTSKPNTIFKWIGPHGSDCGIVNVNIPTNGAEIGGAFGGEKATGGGREAGSDSWKQYMRRSTCTINYGTELPLAQGINFG
- the LOC126601648 gene encoding uncharacterized protein LOC126601648, which encodes MAITGTDSKHQTSTKPSPAPPPIEVECVKCASCGFTEDCTPAYISRVRDRYQGRWICGLCVEAVKDEVLRSDRLISTEEALNRHINFCKKFRSQKETEHPIFAMGRVFRRSLDTPRALRSNSSTTLGEVEGVRSPPLVRSGSCFPSLSR
- the LOC126602276 gene encoding uncharacterized protein LOC126602276 isoform X2, encoding MIGNKKLKSLKKLVKVIKLGDGVLLKPDIDVDKEGTLYTATRDGWIIRLHTKGSWENWKKVNSDTVFGITFTKDGDLVTCDTDQEGLLKPEGY
- the LOC126602276 gene encoding uncharacterized protein LOC126602276 isoform X1, which produces MIGNKKLKSLKKLVKVIKLGDGVLLKPDIDVDKEGTLYTATRDGWIIRLHTKGSWENWKKVNSDTVFGITFTKDGDLVTCDTDQEVRASHSDQKMEKYFV